The Kribbella shirazensis genomic interval CGCTCGCGACCAGCGGAACCATGATCTCGGGCCGGACCGTCAGACCCTCCGCCGCCACGAGAGCCGCCGCCTCGGCGATCGCGCGAGTCTGCAGGGCGAACAGGCCGGGAATAACGATGCCCAGCCGGACCCCGCGAAGCCCGAGCATCGGGTTGTTCTCGTGCATCCGACGGACGGCGCCCAGAAGCCGGGTCGTTTCCTTCGCGACCCGGCCGGCCGCCTCGTCGAGGGCGGTGCGGACGGACAACTCGGTCAGGTCCGGCAGGAACTCGTGCAGCGGCGGGTCGATCAGCCGGATGGTGACCGGCTGCCCGTCCATGGCCCGGAAAATACCGGCGAAGTCGTCGCGTTGCAGGGGCAGCAGTCTGTCCAATGCCGCTTGCTGGGCCGCCGGACCCTCGGCCAGGATCAACTGTTCGACCAGCGCGCGCCGCTCACCCAGGAACATGTGTTCGGTGCGGCACAGGCCGATGCCCTCGGCGCCGAAGCGGCGCGCTCTCGCGGCGTCGTCCGGGGTATCGGCGTTGGCGTGTACCTCGAGCGAGCGGCGTTTGTCGGCGTGGCGCAGCACGCGGTCCACGGCATGCACCAGGTCATCGGCTCCTTCCGGTACGGCGCCGCTTTCGAAGTACTCGACCACCGGGGACGGGACGACCGGAACCTCACCGCGGTAGACGAGCCCGGCCAGGCCGTCGAGAGACAGCAGATCGCCTTCCTCGATGACCGTGCCGTCCGATGCCACCGCGCGCCGTGCGAGCGGGTCAACCTGCAGTGTGTCCACTCCACACACGCAGGTCTTACCCATGCCGCGGGCGACAACCGCCGCGTGCGAGGTCTTTCCACCGCGGGTGGTGAGGATGCCGATCGAAGCGACCATGCCGGGCAGGTCGTCGGGATTGGTCTCGCGGCGAACCAGGATCACCCGCTGCCCGGAGCTCGCGAGCCGCTGGGCGGCGACCGAGTCGAAGGCTGCGGCCCCGACGGCCGCACCGGGGGAGGCGGCCACACCGCGAGCGAGAACCGGTACGTCGTGCCCCCGGTCGAAGCGCGGAAACATCAGCTTGCCCAGCTGGCTGCCGTTGACCCGCAGTAGCGCTTCGTCGAGAGTGATCAGGCCTTCGTCGACGAGCTGGGTCGCGATGGTGAACGCGGCCGCGGGCGTCCGTTTGCCGACGCGCGTCTGGAGGATCCACAACCGGCCGCGTTCGATGGTGAACTCGACGTCGCACAGGTCACGGTAGTGACGTTCGAGCGTGCTCATCGCCGACAACAGCCGGGCGTAGCTGTCCGGGTCGATCGATTCCAGTGCGGCCAGTGGGAACGTATTGCGCACCCCGGCCACCACGTCTTCGCCCTGGGCGTCTTGGAGGTAGTCGCCATAGACGCCTACCGCCCCGGAAGCGGGGTCACGGGTGAACGCCACCCCGGTTCCGCTGTCCGCTCCGCGATTGCCGAACACCATGGCCATCACCGTGACTGCGGTACCGAGGTCGTCGGGGATGTGTTCCTGGCGCCGGTACAGCGTGGCTCGGGGGGTCG includes:
- the ppdK gene encoding pyruvate, phosphate dikinase, whose protein sequence is MPHNDRYVFDFAEGNKELKDLLGGKGANLAEMTRLALPVPPGFTIATTACREYLATGDVPAGLDDEIGEHLSRLERVMGRTLGDPDDPLLVSVRSGGKFSMPGMMETILDIGLNDRSVHGLAKRSGDDHFAWDSYRRLLQMYARTVLEVPDELLQAALAPQYAEWDVTTPEELPAAAIERACGALQGVIAEYSGCPFPQDPREQLDLAIRAVFRSWSTPRATLYRRQEHIPDDLGTAVTVMAMVFGNRGADSGTGVAFTRDPASGAVGVYGDYLQDAQGEDVVAGVRNTFPLAALESIDPDSYARLLSAMSTLERHYRDLCDVEFTIERGRLWILQTRVGKRTPAAAFTIATQLVDEGLITLDEALLRVNGSQLGKLMFPRFDRGHDVPVLARGVAASPGAAVGAAAFDSVAAQRLASSGQRVILVRRETNPDDLPGMVASIGILTTRGGKTSHAAVVARGMGKTCVCGVDTLQVDPLARRAVASDGTVIEEGDLLSLDGLAGLVYRGEVPVVPSPVVEYFESGAVPEGADDLVHAVDRVLRHADKRRSLEVHANADTPDDAARARRFGAEGIGLCRTEHMFLGERRALVEQLILAEGPAAQQAALDRLLPLQRDDFAGIFRAMDGQPVTIRLIDPPLHEFLPDLTELSVRTALDEAAGRVAKETTRLLGAVRRMHENNPMLGLRGVRLGIVIPGLFALQTRAIAEAAALVAAEGLTVRPEIMVPLVASEQEMTFVRRELEQVLTEVAAETGRDLAARIGTMIEVPRAALDAGPIARTADFFSFGTNDLTQLTWAFSRDDVEASFFPRYLDAGVFAVSPFESIDRIGVGRLVELAVAEGRAANPDLVIGVCGEHGGDPDSIGFFAAAGLDYVSCSPFRIPVARLEAGRAAVAADSDISDTR